Proteins co-encoded in one endosymbiont 'TC1' of Trimyema compressum genomic window:
- the rho gene encoding transcription termination factor Rho, with the protein MLTKEQLEDRKLIELYQIAKEYMIPSYYKFRKQELIFEILKAQAKKEAHNLTDATRPRAEGVLEILPDGFGFLRPFKYTQGQDDIYVSPSQIRRFNLLTGDKIEGLLRPPKDGERYYALLRVEHVNGFDPDVTAKRIHFDALTPIYPTERLKLEHGSNNKAMRIIDLVSPIGKGQRGLIVAPPKAGKTTLIKTIANSITANYPEIELIVLLIDERPEEVTDIERSVKGEVVASTFDEPAENHVKITEMVLEKAKRQVESKKDVVILLDSITRLARAQNLVTQPSGRTLSGGVDPASLHRPKRVFGAARNIEEGGSLTILATALVETGSRMDEVIFEEFKGTGNMELILDRRLADSRLFPAVDVNRSGTRKEELLLDEKEQEFIWGFRKEIHSLSTQDATTMLVDAMKKTKTNQELIKAFEIMFGKNKKSNK; encoded by the coding sequence CAGCTAGAGGATCGTAAGTTAATAGAGCTTTATCAAATAGCAAAAGAATATATGATTCCAAGTTACTATAAGTTTAGAAAACAAGAATTAATTTTTGAAATTTTAAAAGCACAAGCAAAAAAAGAAGCCCATAATTTAACCGATGCAACTAGACCTAGAGCTGAAGGGGTACTGGAAATTTTACCAGATGGATTTGGTTTTTTAAGACCATTTAAATATACTCAAGGACAAGACGATATTTATGTATCACCTTCTCAAATTAGGCGTTTTAATCTTTTAACAGGAGATAAAATTGAAGGTTTATTAAGACCCCCAAAAGATGGAGAACGCTACTATGCCTTATTGAGAGTTGAACATGTAAATGGCTTTGACCCAGATGTTACTGCTAAGAGAATTCATTTTGATGCTTTAACACCAATCTATCCTACAGAAAGATTAAAATTAGAACATGGTAGTAACAACAAGGCTATGCGTATAATTGATTTAGTTTCACCTATTGGCAAAGGGCAAAGAGGTTTAATTGTAGCTCCACCAAAAGCTGGTAAAACTACATTAATTAAAACCATTGCCAACTCTATTACTGCTAACTATCCGGAAATAGAACTGATAGTCTTACTTATAGATGAAAGACCTGAGGAAGTAACTGATATTGAGCGTTCTGTTAAAGGCGAAGTTGTGGCTTCAACTTTTGACGAGCCTGCAGAAAACCATGTTAAAATAACGGAAATGGTTTTAGAGAAAGCTAAACGACAAGTTGAATCAAAAAAAGATGTCGTCATACTTTTAGACAGTATTACCCGTTTAGCAAGAGCTCAAAACTTAGTAACACAACCTAGTGGGAGAACCCTTTCTGGTGGTGTGGATCCAGCTTCACTTCATAGACCTAAAAGAGTTTTTGGCGCTGCCAGAAACATTGAAGAAGGCGGCAGCTTAACAATACTGGCTACGGCACTAGTTGAGACTGGAAGTCGCATGGACGAAGTTATTTTTGAAGAATTTAAAGGGACAGGTAATATGGAGCTAATCTTAGATAGACGTCTGGCAGACAGCAGACTATTCCCCGCTGTAGATGTGAACCGTTCTGGCACTAGAAAAGAAGAGTTGCTTTTAGATGAAAAAGAACAGGAATTTATTTGGGGCTTTAGAAAAGAAATTCATTCACTATCTACTCAGGATGCTACAACTATGTTAGTAGATGCTATGAAAAAAACTAAAACCAACCAAGAGCTTATTAAGGCTTTTGAAATTATGTTTGGGAAAAATAAAAAAAGCAATAAATAA